In Wolinella succinogenes DSM 1740, a single genomic region encodes these proteins:
- a CDS encoding ATPase, T2SS/T4P/T4SS family, whose protein sequence is MTKVLQNLLKTLEEYLTADGVNEVVINREREVWLDKGGGWHGPIFDARLTTKFLKDFCIELANSREMRFNEDFCSLSCAIPQTRYRVQALHSVILRDSDIALSIRVPNSNIFPIENFLISPNIKTTHDDLKRLISERKNVLISGGTGSGKTSFLNALLRFVDRDDRIVTIEDSEELFVENPNRTQILVPKIDTKSMSYELALNSAMRLRPDRILLGEIDTKNTMTYLRLSNTGHSGMLSTLHANSPADAIHAIINNAMFGSQPVAESIMRGYIKSAIDVIIQIKREGKSRIISDILNLKEALS, encoded by the coding sequence ATGACGAAAGTTCTCCAAAACCTCCTCAAAACACTAGAAGAGTATCTCACAGCAGATGGAGTGAACGAAGTTGTCATCAATAGAGAGCGAGAGGTTTGGCTTGACAAAGGTGGGGGTTGGCATGGGCCCATTTTTGACGCTCGTCTCACGACAAAATTTCTGAAAGATTTTTGTATCGAGCTCGCAAACAGTAGAGAGATGAGATTCAATGAAGACTTTTGCTCTCTATCCTGCGCAATTCCTCAAACACGCTACCGAGTGCAAGCTTTGCACTCGGTCATACTTCGGGATAGTGATATTGCGCTTTCAATTCGTGTACCAAACTCAAATATTTTCCCTATTGAAAATTTTCTGATTTCTCCAAACATCAAAACAACTCACGATGATCTCAAGCGTCTCATTTCAGAAAGAAAAAATGTATTGATAAGTGGTGGAACGGGTAGTGGAAAAACATCTTTTCTCAATGCACTTTTGCGGTTTGTTGACCGTGACGACAGAATTGTCACGATAGAAGACAGCGAAGAACTTTTTGTTGAAAATCCAAATCGAACACAAATTCTTGTCCCAAAAATTGATACAAAAAGTATGAGCTATGAACTTGCACTCAATAGTGCGATGAGACTTCGACCAGACAGAATTCTGCTTGGAGAAATAGACACAAAAAACACAATGACCTACCTAAGACTATCAAATACAGGTCACTCTGGTATGCTCTCCACTCTTCATGCAAACTCCCCAGCAGATGCGATTCATGCAATCATCAATAACGCGATGTTTGGATCTCAGCCAGTCGCAGAATCAATCATGAGGGGATATATCAAATCAGCGATCGATGTGATCATTCAAATTAAAAGGGAGGGGAAATCTCGAATCATTTCAGACATACTCAATCTCAAAGAAGCGCTCTCATGA
- a CDS encoding DNA type IV secretion system protein ComB10 — protein sequence MKPVLKAILISSSVVLLLMGSFFLVAWMDSKEDSSDSEGFIDETKFPLTGYLYKESPKEEKITIEAKKEEPKDTLAELSTLKETISKKTTAYTMDIFPRDDGEARLKEQKRQSMLAQRLGAPIQINPPINQFTPEQKEIDYGANRFSNYDKQDLASNEHRLLRTITADRMMPAILITPITSDLPGQVTALIEDDIFAAMGRANLVPKGSRAIGIYGSNNKLGENRLQIVWTRIITPQGVNILLTQAQAADVTGMSGALGELDNKYWDRYGLALSLSTVANAILLTVANQTQKFPNDHQTTTLLDKSGNDISTIMNNIIKEQTKIAPTITISAGSRIFINPTVDIWVPIPKDNEVLVQYFTEYKEFKK from the coding sequence ATGAAACCCGTACTCAAGGCAATTCTGATTAGCTCAAGTGTTGTTCTGCTTCTCATGGGGTCTTTTTTTCTTGTTGCATGGATGGATTCTAAAGAGGATTCTAGCGACTCTGAAGGCTTTATTGATGAAACAAAGTTTCCGCTCACCGGTTATCTTTACAAGGAATCGCCAAAAGAAGAAAAGATCACAATTGAGGCCAAAAAAGAGGAACCAAAAGATACACTGGCAGAGCTTTCCACTCTCAAAGAGACAATCTCAAAAAAAACCACTGCATACACAATGGATATTTTTCCTAGAGATGATGGGGAGGCTCGCCTCAAAGAACAAAAACGACAATCAATGCTCGCGCAAAGACTTGGTGCACCTATTCAAATCAACCCACCTATCAATCAATTCACTCCAGAGCAAAAAGAAATTGACTACGGTGCGAACAGATTCTCGAATTATGACAAGCAAGATCTTGCTTCAAATGAGCATAGACTCCTTCGCACTATCACGGCAGATCGCATGATGCCAGCAATATTGATCACACCAATCACTTCAGATTTACCAGGTCAAGTCACGGCCCTGATTGAAGATGATATTTTTGCGGCAATGGGGCGTGCAAATCTCGTCCCCAAAGGCTCTAGGGCAATCGGCATATATGGCAGCAATAACAAGCTCGGAGAGAATCGTTTGCAGATTGTCTGGACTCGAATCATCACCCCACAAGGAGTCAATATTCTTCTTACTCAAGCACAGGCAGCAGATGTCACTGGTATGAGTGGAGCACTAGGAGAACTGGATAATAAGTATTGGGATAGGTATGGCTTAGCGCTGAGTCTCTCAACTGTAGCAAATGCAATTCTTTTGACTGTAGCGAATCAAACACAAAAATTCCCAAACGATCATCAAACCACTACATTGCTCGATAAGTCAGGTAACGACATTTCCACAATAATGAACAATATCATCAAAGAACAGACCAAGATTGCACCCACAATCACAATCAGTGCGGGCAGTCGAATTTTCATCAATCCTACGGTTGATATTTGGGTTCCGATTCCAAAAGACAATGAGGTTTTAGTCCAATACTTTACCGAATACAAGGAGTTCAAAAAATGA
- a CDS encoding TrbG/VirB9 family P-type conjugative transfer protein has protein sequence MMKNIWILLLASASLWAEVSIFDEGEMSTKTPSSPMATPETMIDLKATQQIFLNEKFSGNENILSINFIHGKTFRIRTRYAMSTTIILDEDRIIDAILGDSVGFEKVIPSKDKYDLSNIIIVKPKMIGIDTSLTIIGESGRLYSFYLYSTDHNSTKYPNLVVFVSEKHDQITRIPIRNLEKEAFELAKAEKEAEEAKKKISLEADDYLLIGDEVNRLRVKIDEIERGYAQEGEDSLKAYDIFNDNKFTYFRYDRNRADSRFPAVYRVVDGYDNPVNTRVVGNYIIAETLSNRFTLRAGEKWVCVKKGKK, from the coding sequence ATGATGAAAAATATTTGGATTCTTTTACTTGCTTCAGCTTCTCTTTGGGCTGAAGTATCGATTTTTGATGAAGGAGAAATGAGCACAAAGACGCCCTCATCCCCAATGGCCACCCCAGAAACAATGATCGATCTCAAAGCAACCCAACAAATCTTTCTCAATGAGAAATTCTCAGGAAATGAGAACATTCTCTCGATCAACTTTATACATGGGAAAACTTTTCGTATACGAACCAGGTATGCGATGAGCACGACTATCATTTTGGATGAGGACAGAATCATTGACGCAATTCTTGGAGATAGTGTTGGATTTGAGAAGGTGATTCCGTCAAAAGACAAATATGACTTGAGCAATATCATCATTGTCAAGCCAAAAATGATAGGTATTGACACGAGCCTCACGATCATCGGAGAAAGCGGAAGGCTCTATAGCTTCTATCTCTATTCAACAGATCACAACTCAACAAAATACCCAAACTTAGTTGTTTTTGTCAGTGAAAAACATGATCAAATCACACGAATCCCTATACGCAATCTCGAAAAAGAAGCATTTGAGTTGGCAAAAGCGGAAAAAGAAGCCGAAGAAGCAAAAAAGAAAATATCCCTAGAAGCAGATGACTATCTCCTGATTGGAGATGAAGTTAATCGTCTTCGCGTGAAAATAGATGAAATTGAGCGTGGCTACGCACAAGAGGGAGAGGATTCTCTGAAGGCGTATGACATCTTCAACGATAATAAATTCACATATTTCCGCTACGACAGGAATCGCGCCGATTCTAGGTTTCCAGCTGTGTATCGCGTTGTTGATGGGTATGACAACCCAGTGAACACTCGCGTTGTCGGAAATTACATTATCGCGGAGACTCTCTCGAATAGATTCACGCTGAGAGCGGGAGAAAAATGGGTGTGCGTCAAAAAAGGGAAGAAATGA
- a CDS encoding type IV secretion system protein, with protein MIDYLLLACIAELLVIVVLITAIITLFPLKEKEPYLVHFSNAEQNFVTLERAGAELRSDKAVLTALMATYVRNREMIDRMTEKERFEEVRLQSSAKVWRSFETLVNTENSIYAQKKLKREIRLVNISFLRVGISTVDFIAKTTNGENGSTISEERYRAVLSYGFADTKLRFDEKNMNPTGFLVNDYGVTQINIGDAL; from the coding sequence TTGATCGACTATCTCCTGCTGGCTTGTATCGCAGAGCTCCTCGTGATAGTTGTGCTCATCACCGCAATCATCACTCTTTTTCCTCTAAAGGAAAAAGAGCCGTATCTCGTCCATTTCTCGAACGCTGAACAAAACTTTGTCACTCTTGAGCGAGCTGGGGCTGAACTGCGTAGTGATAAAGCGGTTCTGACAGCACTGATGGCAACATATGTGCGAAACAGAGAGATGATCGATCGCATGACAGAGAAAGAGCGTTTCGAAGAAGTGAGACTTCAATCAAGTGCAAAGGTGTGGCGAAGCTTTGAGACACTTGTGAATACCGAGAATTCAATATACGCGCAAAAAAAGCTCAAAAGGGAAATAAGATTGGTGAACATCTCTTTTTTGCGCGTAGGAATCTCGACTGTAGATTTCATTGCAAAAACAACAAATGGCGAGAACGGCTCAACGATCTCGGAGGAGAGATATAGAGCGGTCCTTTCTTATGGTTTTGCAGATACAAAACTTCGCTTTGATGAAAAAAACATGAATCCAACAGGATTTCTTGTCAATGACTACGGTGTGACACAAATCAACATAGGAGATGCACTATGA
- a CDS encoding type IV secretion system protein, with protein MATGEGIIGAYHYLSEIMGAFQENVVNNMLEAAQAIYNNSWFEASFLVIIIIYAFQVMQGGFTREGVLRLINILLMAILVKAIIWNRELFFLFLGVMQLPADIFASAVSFVVGGELESEPHIILDQLQTVLGDVGGVILDNVGWTVSNVFSAIFAMIIFWLVSLALVLVIIFMLLVSKMISIVALGLAPILLPFLLFKATRGMFFGWMKFYISYSLYGPFTIFFGYLLAEISTLAIQTKADMTSSFDLGNLFALIIAEVIIGIVIWKIPQFVNQIIGTQNDSGSLVGAINGIAASVSASRAATQGGWQVGKAARDSWLKAKEHSSSKIKSS; from the coding sequence ATGGCAACTGGAGAAGGGATTATCGGAGCATATCACTATCTGAGTGAAATCATGGGGGCATTTCAAGAGAATGTTGTCAACAATATGCTTGAGGCAGCTCAAGCAATCTATAACAATTCCTGGTTTGAAGCATCTTTTCTCGTGATTATCATCATCTACGCTTTTCAAGTGATGCAAGGTGGATTCACTCGTGAGGGAGTGTTGCGACTCATCAATATTTTATTGATGGCCATTTTGGTCAAAGCAATCATTTGGAATCGAGAACTTTTCTTTCTTTTTCTTGGCGTGATGCAGTTGCCTGCTGACATCTTCGCTTCAGCCGTGAGCTTCGTAGTAGGCGGAGAGTTAGAAAGCGAACCGCACATCATTTTAGATCAACTTCAAACAGTTCTTGGGGATGTTGGGGGCGTGATATTGGACAATGTGGGCTGGACAGTCTCGAATGTATTCTCTGCAATCTTTGCGATGATAATATTTTGGCTCGTCTCACTCGCATTGGTTTTGGTCATCATTTTCATGCTACTAGTGAGCAAGATGATCAGCATAGTTGCTCTAGGACTTGCTCCTATCTTGCTCCCCTTTTTGCTATTCAAAGCTACGCGAGGTATGTTTTTCGGGTGGATGAAATTTTATATTTCGTATTCTCTGTATGGACCATTCACGATCTTTTTTGGATACCTTCTCGCCGAAATCTCCACGCTCGCAATTCAAACCAAAGCGGATATGACATCAAGTTTTGATCTTGGAAATCTCTTTGCCCTCATCATCGCCGAAGTCATCATTGGAATCGTGATTTGGAAAATCCCGCAATTCGTCAATCAAATCATTGGCACTCAAAACGACAGTGGTAGTCTCGTCGGCGCAATAAATGGAATTGCGGCAAGTGTGAGCGCTAGCAGAGCGGCCACTCAGGGGGGGTGGCAAGTAGGAAAAGCTGCAAGAGACTCTTGGCTTAAAGCCAAAGAACATTCTTCAAGCAAAATCAAATCAAGTTAA
- a CDS encoding VirB4-like protein has translation MNILPRFLELLISKPMHSIAEDNNIIGIYDRSAGIIVTKDDNYAIGFEIGGLSYGGLTPEDEEALHLTRKIFFAKNNPNIRIDISVKKESLSLEHHARAKNPHSSRIIQRWENNFNAYRLSYYLILSTKNKGILSFLEEKREKMTTEGGENSLYKIEQLKDAAKMLELYLGRFRPRALDGEELMNVYASYCNMSPTLCSYKDGYLRDSYIDSNILFKRDYIIHERDGSEIYSRYIAIKAYDTEEISSSILSTLFNIPVSMNVLFQIQSISKESVLWKVSQKIKMNSQNELVVAELDTLLKELQSDREMLLYFSFAVMVSAKTQEELNQRCNEVKAALVAKGLIAVRETLNQQPLYFSFFPGRTINSRTRLQSSTAISTILTFEKDIEGFSQNSWGESPVTIFKNITETPYFFNFHMSPGKDCPNGHTLVIGNTYAGKTTFMSFLMTCLTKFEIDIFALDKLRGMHNFCTFLGGDYSDINDEFRLNPFSLAPTHENSLFLNSFLRLLGNIDEREYEEVNAIADTLERIYENSENITLLDFYESLERVPNLKHRYKSHLDGIFAHPDDALSFQKQITILNMDSVLKDEIKASHLAYYVFHKILYQAKTKGKGAFVFVDELKDYLANDVMAHKLLETILEIRKLNGVVALGVQNLDFFDNIKNASSWINSMAHFAIFPTTNTESIQKHIELTPAELRFLKNTNPLERKLLWKNANTKESVILDVNLSRLREYLRVFSSSAEDVLQMKALLAEGEGWREKYLQREG, from the coding sequence ATGAATATTTTGCCTAGGTTCTTAGAGCTGCTCATCTCAAAGCCTATGCATTCTATTGCGGAGGACAATAATATCATTGGCATCTACGATAGATCAGCTGGAATCATCGTCACCAAGGATGATAATTACGCCATAGGCTTTGAGATTGGCGGACTTTCGTATGGCGGATTAACACCAGAAGACGAGGAAGCACTTCATCTGACTCGAAAAATATTTTTTGCCAAAAACAATCCAAACATACGCATTGATATCTCAGTCAAAAAAGAGTCTCTCTCCCTTGAGCACCACGCGCGTGCAAAAAATCCACATAGCAGCAGAATCATTCAAAGATGGGAGAATAACTTCAACGCCTATCGACTCTCATATTATTTGATCCTCTCTACAAAGAACAAGGGAATCCTCTCTTTTTTGGAGGAAAAGAGAGAGAAAATGACCACAGAAGGGGGAGAAAACTCTCTCTACAAAATCGAGCAGCTTAAAGATGCGGCCAAAATGTTAGAGCTCTATTTGGGTCGATTTCGACCAAGAGCGTTGGATGGTGAGGAACTCATGAATGTATACGCAAGCTATTGCAACATGAGCCCAACCCTTTGTTCCTACAAAGATGGCTATCTCCGTGACAGCTACATCGACTCAAACATTCTCTTCAAGCGCGACTATATCATTCACGAACGAGACGGGAGTGAGATCTATAGCCGATACATTGCAATCAAGGCGTACGATACAGAGGAGATCAGCTCCTCTATCCTCTCCACGCTCTTCAATATTCCAGTCAGCATGAATGTACTCTTTCAAATTCAAAGCATTTCAAAAGAGAGCGTGCTTTGGAAAGTCAGCCAAAAAATCAAAATGAATAGTCAAAATGAGCTTGTTGTGGCAGAGCTTGATACCCTGCTGAAGGAGTTGCAATCAGACAGAGAGATGCTCCTCTACTTTTCCTTTGCGGTCATGGTGAGCGCAAAGACTCAAGAGGAGCTCAATCAACGATGCAATGAAGTCAAAGCTGCTTTGGTTGCAAAAGGGCTCATTGCCGTGCGAGAAACCCTCAATCAACAGCCTTTGTATTTTTCTTTTTTTCCAGGCAGAACCATCAATAGCAGAACTCGTCTTCAGAGCTCCACTGCTATATCAACAATTCTGACTTTCGAAAAAGACATAGAAGGATTTTCTCAAAATTCCTGGGGGGAATCTCCTGTCACAATTTTCAAAAATATCACCGAAACTCCATATTTTTTCAATTTTCATATGAGTCCTGGAAAAGACTGTCCAAATGGACATACGCTTGTGATAGGCAATACATACGCTGGGAAAACAACATTCATGAGTTTCCTGATGACTTGTCTTACAAAGTTTGAGATTGATATTTTTGCACTTGACAAATTGCGAGGAATGCACAATTTTTGCACTTTTCTCGGAGGAGACTATAGTGATATCAATGACGAATTTCGACTCAATCCATTCTCGCTAGCACCAACGCACGAGAATAGTCTCTTTCTCAATTCATTCCTGCGTCTGCTTGGGAATATCGATGAGCGAGAATATGAAGAAGTGAATGCAATCGCTGATACTCTTGAGCGTATCTATGAAAATTCTGAAAATATTACGCTTCTTGATTTTTACGAATCGCTTGAACGAGTTCCCAATCTCAAACATCGATACAAATCTCATCTCGATGGAATTTTTGCACATCCTGATGATGCACTCTCGTTTCAGAAGCAGATCACGATCCTCAACATGGATTCTGTGCTCAAAGACGAAATCAAAGCTTCACATCTCGCCTACTATGTGTTTCACAAAATCCTATATCAAGCAAAGACGAAAGGCAAAGGAGCTTTTGTCTTTGTTGATGAGCTCAAAGATTATTTGGCGAATGATGTGATGGCACATAAGCTTCTTGAAACAATTCTTGAAATTCGAAAGCTCAACGGTGTCGTGGCGCTTGGAGTGCAAAATTTAGATTTTTTTGACAACATCAAAAATGCAAGCTCATGGATCAACTCAATGGCCCATTTTGCAATCTTTCCCACGACAAATACAGAATCAATACAAAAGCATATCGAGCTAACACCTGCTGAATTGCGCTTTTTAAAAAATACAAATCCCCTAGAACGAAAACTACTTTGGAAAAATGCAAACACGAAAGAGAGTGTCATACTCGATGTGAATCTAAGCAGACTACGAGAATATCTTCGCGTATTCTCTTCAAGCGCAGAGGATGTCCTACAGATGAAGGCGCTTCTAGCTGAGGGCGAAGGCTGGAGAGAAAAATATCTACAAAGGGAGGGGTGA
- a CDS encoding TrbC/VirB2 family protein, with protein MRSNHPLPLLSTRLKGSTIGEISTPSPISSTALPTHQNKGKQMKQIVWLWLLSLPLLAASGDPGAKFAEIVERVYDMIQNGVVAGVASLVIIIMGFMLMFKMFEQFKWWFVGIIGGIALLYGGTFIVNAIVN; from the coding sequence ATGCGCTCAAATCACCCTCTACCCCTCCTAAGCACGAGGTTAAAAGGCTCGACCATCGGAGAGATCTCGACACCCTCTCCGATATCTTCCACTGCCCTACCTACCCACCAAAACAAAGGAAAACAGATGAAACAAATAGTTTGGCTTTGGCTGCTATCGCTTCCTCTTCTGGCTGCAAGCGGAGATCCAGGCGCGAAGTTCGCAGAGATCGTTGAGAGGGTCTATGACATGATTCAAAATGGAGTCGTTGCGGGTGTCGCCTCGCTGGTGATCATCATCATGGGTTTCATGCTGATGTTCAAAATGTTTGAGCAGTTTAAGTGGTGGTTTGTTGGAATCATTGGAGGTATTGCTCTTCTCTATGGCGGCACCTTCATCGTGAATGCAATTGTCAACTAG
- a CDS encoding helix-turn-helix domain-containing protein has product MEQKVKFVLERLFEALSVRNSSEFCEMYKIKPNTLSTWKKRGTIPYDLILTISQNANISLDYIFGLNPKKEVQRLPSGLDDQETELLNSYRKLSIKKKEIYLFRIKADAIEAEEGV; this is encoded by the coding sequence ATGGAACAAAAAGTTAAATTCGTGCTAGAACGGCTTTTTGAGGCGTTATCTGTACGCAATAGTTCCGAGTTTTGCGAGATGTATAAAATAAAGCCAAATACTTTAAGCACATGGAAAAAGCGAGGAACTATTCCATACGATTTAATTTTAACTATTTCGCAAAATGCGAATATATCTCTAGATTATATTTTTGGTCTGAATCCAAAAAAAGAAGTTCAGCGTTTGCCATCAGGCTTGGACGACCAAGAGACTGAATTACTCAATTCCTATCGAAAGCTAAGCATCAAAAAAAAGGAGATATATCTTTTTCGAATCAAAGCTGATGCCATTGAAGCAGAAGAGGGGGTTTAG
- a CDS encoding AAA domain-containing protein: MVDIRNYLIFLKKEEKTIEIQEVERSGEKTKVTFINKNTKAYFYNDCEVEIFQNPSSIDPKLHYVLAGSKELVDIQEILSFEKHTKIFFNNGSSQLYLNELLEISPIPKVLQYLTKIAKVIGNKKSEKDEDSEYPAQSGGFLLGQYQKMRMHQGDILKDSILAKYLSGEQPKSFDDPQEDEIIFPFGLNLSQEKALKRVFSHQVSIIEGPPGTGKTQTILNIVSNILLRGKTVAVVSNNNSAVDNIYEKFDALGLSFFMAKLGNQDNRKKFFDAQLKKYPSFDIKTDDQHGYESLKSKVSSLREILQVHNDLAQAIHSMEELRLERTYFANEVIKSLEIDHLRSLLDLSRYSVEEILSLLAEIEKIEADGVKNVTLFIKIKFFIKFRITSFSLYNYSLKQIAIFLKEQFYVIKTKELEEKISTLEKKLSGIDFENVLNEYKDISMEIFKSMLSQKYKSGEQRKEFDKDSFRCDDFMEEYPVLLSTTHSLRECKKDDYLFDYLIIDEASQVDLVAGGLALSCAKNAVIVGDLKQLPPVIEGQMVEKAKELLYFFSIEASYDYQKSLLESISRVFPHAPKTLLREHYRCHPKIIDFCNKKFYNGELIILTKNCEETSPIVLIEAQSDRKTESNKCNMHQICSISKHLSDADISDAACISPFKAHNQQSREVFKGDNIEIEVNTVHKYQGREKDTIILSTVVDQENSFVDDPRLLNVAISRAKKRLYVAVSDRGQNQNIKDLVEYIKYNHFEVIESKLHSIFDILFKSYCPHSNKHRISLLDKYKARWAQQAGRSKYSSENLMYDLIQETLSEQFSSLALDVSLNYPLRWLIKNKEILEEEELRFVNSFSHVDFLLYSKVSKRAALAIEVDGVSYHRNNPQQKKRDELKNRILEKYQIPLLRFCTNDFEEKEKLIKKLKEIKSQTDQR; encoded by the coding sequence GTGGTCGATATTAGAAATTACTTAATTTTTTTAAAAAAGGAAGAGAAGACAATCGAGATTCAAGAGGTAGAGCGAAGCGGTGAAAAAACCAAAGTGACATTTATCAACAAAAACACCAAAGCTTATTTCTATAATGATTGTGAGGTTGAAATATTTCAAAATCCTTCTTCGATCGATCCTAAATTACATTATGTTTTAGCTGGTTCAAAAGAGCTAGTTGATATTCAAGAGATTCTCAGTTTTGAAAAGCATACAAAAATATTTTTTAACAATGGCTCGTCCCAGCTTTATCTTAATGAGCTCTTGGAAATCTCGCCCATTCCCAAGGTATTGCAGTATCTCACGAAGATAGCTAAGGTGATTGGCAATAAAAAATCAGAAAAAGATGAGGATTCTGAATATCCTGCGCAAAGTGGCGGTTTTTTGCTCGGACAATATCAAAAGATGCGCATGCATCAAGGTGATATTCTTAAAGACAGCATTCTTGCTAAATATCTTAGTGGTGAACAGCCAAAATCTTTTGATGACCCACAAGAAGATGAGATTATCTTCCCTTTTGGGCTCAACCTGAGTCAGGAAAAAGCACTTAAACGGGTTTTCTCCCATCAGGTGAGCATTATAGAGGGGCCTCCAGGAACAGGAAAAACTCAAACTATCCTAAATATTGTCTCGAACATACTTTTGAGAGGAAAAACAGTTGCCGTGGTCTCAAACAATAATTCGGCAGTTGATAATATCTATGAAAAGTTTGATGCTCTTGGACTTTCTTTTTTTATGGCAAAACTTGGAAATCAAGATAATCGAAAGAAGTTTTTTGATGCCCAGCTGAAAAAGTATCCCTCATTTGATATCAAGACAGACGATCAGCATGGCTATGAAAGTTTAAAAAGTAAAGTCTCAAGTTTAAGAGAAATACTTCAGGTCCATAATGACTTAGCACAAGCGATACACAGCATGGAGGAGCTCAGGCTTGAGAGAACATATTTTGCAAACGAGGTGATCAAGAGTTTAGAAATTGACCATCTTCGAAGTCTTCTTGATTTATCTCGATATAGCGTGGAAGAGATTCTTTCTCTGCTGGCGGAGATTGAGAAGATTGAGGCTGATGGGGTGAAAAATGTAACGCTATTTATTAAAATTAAATTCTTTATAAAGTTCAGAATAACCTCGTTCTCTTTATATAACTATAGCCTTAAGCAGATCGCAATATTTTTAAAAGAGCAATTCTATGTCATTAAAACAAAGGAGCTAGAAGAGAAGATTTCTACTTTAGAGAAAAAGCTCAGCGGAATTGATTTTGAAAATGTATTAAATGAGTACAAAGATATCTCAATGGAGATATTTAAGTCCATGCTTTCCCAAAAGTATAAATCGGGCGAACAGAGAAAAGAGTTCGATAAAGACAGCTTTCGATGTGATGATTTTATGGAAGAATACCCCGTTTTGTTGAGCACAACCCATTCGCTTCGAGAGTGCAAAAAAGATGATTATCTATTTGATTACTTAATCATTGATGAGGCTTCTCAGGTTGATTTGGTTGCTGGTGGTCTCGCCCTATCTTGTGCTAAAAATGCGGTTATTGTTGGTGATCTCAAGCAATTGCCTCCTGTTATTGAGGGCCAAATGGTCGAAAAGGCCAAAGAGCTTCTCTATTTTTTTTCCATAGAGGCTAGCTATGACTATCAAAAAAGCCTACTGGAGAGCATATCTAGAGTCTTTCCTCATGCACCAAAGACTTTGCTGAGGGAGCATTATCGATGTCACCCAAAGATAATTGATTTTTGTAACAAAAAATTTTATAACGGTGAATTGATTATTCTTACTAAAAATTGTGAAGAGACTTCACCTATAGTTTTGATTGAAGCCCAAAGTGATCGAAAGACAGAGAGCAACAAGTGCAATATGCATCAAATCTGCAGTATTTCTAAACACTTATCAGATGCTGATATCAGTGACGCTGCTTGTATTTCGCCCTTTAAAGCTCATAATCAACAAAGCAGAGAAGTGTTCAAAGGGGATAATATTGAGATTGAAGTTAACACTGTGCACAAATACCAAGGGCGCGAGAAAGATACAATAATCCTCTCAACAGTAGTGGACCAAGAAAATAGTTTTGTTGATGATCCTAGACTGCTGAATGTAGCAATTTCAAGGGCAAAAAAGCGACTCTATGTGGCTGTTTCCGATCGAGGACAAAATCAAAATATCAAAGACCTGGTAGAGTATATCAAATACAATCATTTTGAAGTGATTGAGAGCAAGCTTCATTCAATTTTTGATATTTTATTTAAAAGCTACTGCCCTCACTCAAATAAACACCGTATTTCCCTTTTGGATAAATATAAAGCTCGATGGGCACAGCAAGCGGGTCGATCTAAGTATTCCTCTGAAAATTTAATGTATGACCTCATTCAGGAAACCCTATCGGAGCAATTTTCTTCTCTGGCTTTGGATGTCTCGCTGAATTATCCTTTGCGTTGGCTCATCAAAAACAAGGAGATCCTAGAAGAAGAGGAGCTTCGGTTTGTCAACTCTTTTTCTCATGTAGATTTTCTCCTTTATAGCAAAGTGTCTAAAAGAGCAGCTTTGGCCATTGAGGTGGATGGGGTCTCGTATCATCGAAACAATCCCCAGCAAAAAAAGCGAGATGAGCTGAAAAATCGAATATTGGAAAAGTATCAAATACCTCTACTTCGTTTTTGTACTAATGATTTTGAAGAAAAGGAAAAATTGATCAAGAAACTAAAAGAAATAAAAAGCCAAACAGACCAGAGATGA